The segment AGTCAAATGGATAAGGAATTTAGTGACTTTCCTTTTTTCTGCGGAAAAAATTCCAATATATAAGAAACCCGACACTCCCAACTAATAGATATGGAATCGCCATTAAATACATAATCCCATCATTCACTCCTTCGGCTGTTGTTTGCCCTTCTTCACTTTCTAAAACAGCTCTGCACATGGCACACTGTGCGTTTGTCTCTAAAAAAAAGACTAAGGATATTACTATGAAAACCACCTTACGTTTCATAAAGTTAGACGTAATAAGGTGATATCATCATATACACTATGACTCCTGTTACAGCAACATATAGCCATATAGGAAAGGTGATTTTAGCAATTTTTTTATGTCGTTCAAAATTATTGGTAATCGCTCTTACATAGGTAATGAGTACGAATGGAATGACGATAATAGATAGCAAGATATGGGTCAACAAAATAAAGTAATAGATATATTTAATTGCACCTTCGCCTCCAAACTTAGTTGATTCACTAGTCATATGATAGGCAACATACATGGCTAAAAATGCTACAGAAAGCATAATAGCAAATTTCATTAAGTTTTCATGTAGCTTCGTATTTTTATTCTTAATAGCCCACAATGCGATGAGTAATATAATCGCAGTGATAGCATTTATACTAGCATAGATAGGTGGTAAAAATGTTAAGGGTTCGACATT is part of the Formosa sp. Hel1_31_208 genome and harbors:
- a CDS encoding DUF420 domain-containing protein; the protein is MSNLENPSAEKKYNKWIVILSVTIPLVVAVLFTVKIPNVEPLTFLPPIYASINAITAIILLIALWAIKNKNTKLHENLMKFAIMLSVAFLAMYVAYHMTSESTKFGGEGAIKYIYYFILLTHILLSIIVIPFVLITYVRAITNNFERHKKIAKITFPIWLYVAVTGVIVYMMISPYYV